A genomic segment from Variovorax paradoxus B4 encodes:
- the urtE gene encoding urea ABC transporter ATP-binding subunit UrtE: MLTVKNIHQYYGGSHILRDVSFEATLGKVTVLLGRNGVGKTTLLKSLMGLVPIKSGSIELEGKPIHKATPYERARAGIGFVPQGREIFARLTVEENLRMGLAYKSGSTPIPSELFDLFPVLKQMINRRGGDLSGGQQQQLAIARALAPKPKLLILDEPTEGIQPSIIKDIGRVIRMLADRGDMAIVLCEQYYDFAQELADDYLVMERGEVIARGLGKDMEAQGVRQLVAI, translated from the coding sequence ATGCTGACAGTCAAAAACATCCACCAGTACTACGGCGGCTCCCACATCCTGCGAGACGTGAGCTTCGAGGCCACGCTCGGCAAGGTCACGGTGCTGCTGGGCCGCAACGGCGTAGGCAAGACCACGCTGCTCAAGTCGCTCATGGGCCTGGTTCCCATCAAGAGCGGCAGCATCGAGCTCGAAGGCAAGCCGATCCACAAGGCCACGCCCTATGAAAGAGCGAGGGCCGGCATCGGCTTCGTCCCCCAGGGCCGCGAGATCTTCGCCAGGCTCACGGTCGAGGAAAACCTGCGCATGGGCCTGGCCTACAAGAGCGGCAGCACGCCCATCCCGTCGGAACTGTTCGATCTGTTCCCCGTGCTCAAGCAGATGATCAACAGGAGAGGCGGCGACCTCTCCGGCGGCCAGCAGCAACAGCTCGCCATCGCCCGCGCCCTGGCGCCCAAGCCCAAGCTCCTGATCCTCGACGAGCCCACCGAAGGCATCCAGCCCAGCATCATCAAGGACATCGGCCGCGTCATCCGCATGCTGGCCGACCGCGGCGACATGGCCATCGTGCTGTGCGAGCAGTACTACGACTTTGCCCAGGAACTGGCCGACGACTACCTCGTGATGGAGCGCGGCGAGGTCATTGCGCGCGGCCTTGGCAAGGACATGGAAGCGCAGGGCGTGCGCCAGCTCGTCGCGATCTGA